cATGATGGGATTCGGAATGTTGTTAGCAAGGATGGAATTAATTTAAGAACTTAGTAGATGGAGAGATTGGGTTTAAGGAAATTAACCATTTTATTGCTAGAGGTATCTGATTGATGGATATAGAGATGGTCTTAGTTGAtggatagcaaatttagatagatTAAAGGATTGTTTGGAAGGAAGGAAGAATGTAATTTGAGGTTAGCAGATAACAATTCATTTTGATGTGAAATTGGATTTCTGTATGATACTATCTGAATTTACTTAACAtcatttatttgatttattaatgatttgaaaaccaattaaaagaaaaaaagggaaaaaaaagtatttaatgatTTTTCATGTAATTTCTAATAAAATCCACAATTCATAATTTAAAATGCTCATTTCCCCAAAGATACCATTTACTGCCTTatgtaaaaatatttctttatcaATAACATTTCTCAAATAAGGGAAAAGGCACACCGTTCCAGTGTAGTCCATAATAAGTAGGAAGTTAAGAAGCCCCCTAGCAATatatatcttaaagggccactgtaagtaaatattttctatgcctgttactaactaactaccccaaatacactttttatcaatagcatttcattaacatatctctaccgtatatcagaaatcttgtctgcaaaattaattgttttccaaacccactccgtgggtatcctttgctctgtaccaatccgtttacaatacctaggtttcaaaatggcgctttaaacacaatttcattggtttaagtattttgaacacacagtgctgaaaatagtgggcaggataatgtgacatcatcggggaataaaatatataacttttataaagttatgaaacttcgttttggagaaaatataggtcagtaggttttaattaatgtttattaactttaatatgttagttgtttggcttaaaaattataacagaaagtaatcctttaagacttATATTTTAGGTAGGTCACAGTAAATCTGATATTAGAAATTGAAACACCTTTCAAAAATCAAGATGGTGCTatcatatttctttcttttttatagaCCCCATGTCAGCATTTCCAATATGTGATGGTTCTCCAGGGTTTGCCGAGATTACCAGCTTCACCTCAGGTAAGTTCTCAACATGTTGCTTAGTATGTCATAGATGGCCATAGCAATAGGAATATctgatacacaactgataaagTTAAGGATAAAAGAATATATTTATGGATAGAAGATAGTGGTTTTTTCTCTGGCTCCCCTGCATGAGGAGCATTTTAAGACTGATGATCAACTCCcctttttatttaaaaggacattaatgtatttaatagtatttgcATCTAAAATACAACACTCTAGAATCTATAACAgtcccttttttaatataaaaaattatagGTTCTTCTGGACAAGGAGGTTCCTTTGCAATGTCAAGTGGATCAAGTGGAGGATCATCCTCTGGTTCTATGAgtagcggatctagtgggggccaGTCCTTTGGATCTTCCTCTGGACAGGGTGTTGCATTTGGTGCTGGTTCTGGTTCATCAGGGGTAGCTTCAGGAGCTGTTAATCCTTGGCTGGGAgctggtggtggaggaggaggaggaggaggaggaggtggaGGAGGAGGTGGAGGAGGTGGCTCTGCAGTGATATATTCAGGTTCAAGCTCTTCCATAATACGAGAAAGTTCCATCAGTTCTGGTTCATCTgggggtggtggtggaggtggaagCGCTATTATCTGGGGAAATCAACCTGGAGGAGGTGGAGGCTCACAAGGCTATGGAAGTTCATCTTCTGGAGGAACAGGAGGTTCCCAAGGCTGGGGAAGTTCATCTTCTGGAGGAACAGGAGGTTCCCAAGGCTGGGGAAGTTCTTCTTCTGGAGGAACAGGAGGTTCCCAAGGCTGGGGAAGTCAATTATCTGGAGGAGGAGGTGGGGGCTCTCAAGGCTTTGGAAGTTCATCTTCTGGAGGAGCAGGAGGTTCCCAAGGCTGGGGAAGTTCTTCTTCTGGAGGAACAGGAGGTTCCCAAGGCTGGGGAAGTCAATTATCTGGAGGAGGAGGTGGGGGCTCTCAAGGCTGGGGAAGTTCATCTTCTGGAGGAACAGGAGGTTCTGGAGGAGTAGTCAGCGGAGGAGGTGGAGGTTCTATCATTCGGGGAGGTTCCTCTTCTGGAGGGGCTGGTGGAGCTGGAGGAAGTAACTGGGGAGGTGGATCATTCactggtggtggaggaggaggaggcagtGCAGGATCAAGTGGCTCTGGCTCAGTTATCTTTGGAGCACAATTTATCCCACCAGTtcgtggtggtggaggtggaggaggaggaggacagaTATCTCAACAAGGTTCTGTAATTTTTGGAGCTGGATCTTCGCCTCCAGTTAGACTGCCAGGTAAGAAGCATGCCAACAGAATTCCCATTTATATATCTATAATAGCACATCCAatgtacaaacaatatataaataaactagaccAACATAGTCTTACAAGGCTTTCCCAAGGAATCCCATAAAGACTTTTTGCCTTACGGATTCCTACTGTGGGTCTTGTATTACATTTTCCAATGTGAACACTCAAATTGTAGctttcttttgctttctatatataaatatctcaatAGGTCCAATTTTCATAAAATCCCCAAACTTAAATCCAACTAGACTTTAAGCACAAAAGAAATTCATAAAAGATTTCTCCATTTATCCATTTTAAACCCATTAAGAATACCCTGATTTTGCTAAATGTTAAGATTTAtgtaactttttattattatagggATGCACATCTTATTTTAAATGAACTAAAATATGCAATTAATTGCAGGGGGAATAAACCTGGATGATATTCCTGTGTCTCCTGGATGCAGAAACAGACCAGGAGGTGAGTAAACATAGGAACTACACTCTTGATTTGTCTGATTCTAGCTTtgcaatttattaaagggatatgaaacccaaaaatgattttctttcatgatgcagatatagcataacattttaaccaactttccagtttgtttctagtatctaatttgctttgttctcttggtatctttgttaaaaacatacctgggtaggctcaggagctgggagctagctgctaatttgtggATGCACATATAGGCTTCTGTCATCATCTtaacatgtgttcagctagctcccagtagtgcatttgctgcttcttcaataaaagataccaagagaataaaatgatcattgaaataaattgaaaagttgcttaaaaaatgatgtactgtctgaatcatgaaagaacaaaatttgtgtttcatgctcctttaagaaTAATATAGATCTATGCCCACAAATGGTTAATGATTTACTGCTCAGGTATTTTCAATCCACAGTAGAGTATATccctaattaaaaaaacattaagacgTGTGAATTGCTttatggattttgttgttgtttaaataatAACAggtacctattaaagggacagtctggtcaaaattaaactttcataattcagatagggcatgttattttaaacaactttccaatttacttttatcatcaaatttgccttgttctcttggtattcttagttgaaagctaaacctaggtaggattatatgctaatttctaagactctTATCTGtatgcagtttgacagtttttaagagttagaggacattagttcatctgtgcccatatagataacattgtgctcacgcccgtggagttatttatgagagggcactgattggctaaaattcaagtctgtcataataactgaaataaaggggaagtctgcagtggcttagatacaaggtaatcacagaggtcaaaactatattaatataacggtgttggttatgcaaaactggggaatgggtaataaagggattatctagctttttaaccAATATCTAATTTTAATCATACAGACATAATCACTTGTTTCAGGTTTGTCTCACACTCTAAACTTGCAATATATTCTATTAACAAAAAAGGGTCCGTCCCTGTGAGTTGTCTCCCATTAAAATAATGAGATCTCTCTGTTAGGTAAATGTTTACAATGGAGGGCGATCTGTCTGATTCTGGATTTGCAATGAATTCTGGACATTGTAGTCCAAATGTCTTTTAGACAGAATTAGCAGCGCATTCCATTGAGGAGTTTTGATTTTGAAAAAatgccaatgttttctttcattgtttttacaattcacttctattatctaatttaatttgttctcttgctgtcctttgttgaaaggatacctaggtaggcaatgcACTACAGGGTGCTAGGTAtggaatggtggctgcacataaatttctattgatcattggctcatctgatgtgatcagctaagtcccagtagtgaatctttgcttcttcaacaaaggatatcaagagaataaagcaaatttgataaccaaagttaattggaaagatgtttaaaattgtatcctttatttgaatcatgaaagaaaaaaatttgcatTTTACTTTTGGTCTTTTCATACTTTATTATTCTATTTCTCAGTTTGCAGTCATTTGCCAAATATATTATATAACTAATGCTGGATTTTACTAAATTATTGTTCCTCTAGTCATATTTTGTCAACTACAGTCTTCAATTAACTTTAAATAGCCAGAATTAAGGGACTGTCCCTACGTAAAGAGAGGTGAGTCAGTCACTGGTTGAGCTATTAACAGGCCGATAAGGGAAATACTTTTTAGTGGCTCTAAAGGGCAGTGTAGTGTCCTGtagactatactatatatatatatatatatatatatatatatatatatatatatatatatatatatacacatacacatagtaaaacaactttccaatacatttcaatttattttgccctttttcatgtaatttagcgctGAAAATTGAGCAATATATAATTCTCAGAACCTtaaaagcaccctgctgacttatcaaggctaaccctgctacatatatgtccataattggctttatcagataaccacGGCAAAATAACGCACTTTATAATAACTTTATGACAGTCTCTAGCCTTGTTATCTGTtgactaaagtccagattggctcgtccaaataaggcaaattgtagaGTTTTGCTATAGAAAAAGGGatgtaaatttgttttataaacatttagacttggctgatatgttattctatagcaacacaacagaaatgccttgtaattacaagttgtttattgtcccttttaaaatataaaaaaatcttagtaaaaatcaatttaaaatgccctcaacgcgtttctcggcaaaATGCTGTTTCCTGAGGCAGTAATATCTTTTTTGTTCC
The nucleotide sequence above comes from Bombina bombina isolate aBomBom1 chromosome 7, aBomBom1.pri, whole genome shotgun sequence. Encoded proteins:
- the LOC128636601 gene encoding loricrin-like — encoded protein: MMSGVSPPGNLLVLLLAFSTCNAAPLKPCRNPSYVLTGSLDPMSAFPICDGSPGFAEITSFTSGSSGQGGSFAMSSGSSGGSSSGSMSSGSSGGQSFGSSSGQGVAFGAGSGSSGVASGAVNPWLGAGGGGGGGGGGGGGGGGGGGSAVIYSGSSSSIIRESSISSGSSGGGGGGGSAIIWGNQPGGGGGSQGYGSSSSGGTGGSQGWGSSSSGGTGGSQGWGSSSSGGTGGSQGWGSQLSGGGGGGSQGFGSSSSGGAGGSQGWGSSSSGGTGGSQGWGSQLSGGGGGGSQGWGSSSSGGTGGSGGVVSGGGGGSIIRGGSSSGGAGGAGGSNWGGGSFTGGGGGGGSAGSSGSGSVIFGAQFIPPVRGGGGGGGGGQISQQGSVIFGAGSSPPVRLPGGINLDDIPVSPGCRNRPGGSGSVIFGASNNQPDRGGGGTGVGGGSSQISQSQGQGSIIFGAGNNQPIRGGGTGGVSGGSSYDQQSQGQGSIIFGAGNNQPIRGGGGGGSSGGGTGGSMQSQGQGSVIFGAGNNQPIRGGGSSGGGTGGSGSSQTGLKIPQSGR